From Pan paniscus chromosome 6, NHGRI_mPanPan1-v2.0_pri, whole genome shotgun sequence, one genomic window encodes:
- the CCL24 gene encoding C-C motif chemokine 24 isoform X2 produces MAGLMTIVTSLLFLGVCAHHVIPTGSVVIPSPCCMFFVSKRIPENRVVSYQLSSRSTCLKAGVIFTTKKGQQFCGDPKQEWVQRYMKNLDAKQKKTSPRARAVAVKGPVQRYPGNQTTL; encoded by the exons ATGGCAGGCCTGATGACCATCGTAACCAGCCTTCTGTTCCTTGGTGTCTGTGCCCACCACGTCATCCCTACGG GCTCTGTGGTCATCCCCTCTCCCTGCTGCATGTTCTTTGTTTCCAAGAGAATTCCTGAGAACCGAGTGGTCAGCTACCAGCTGTCCAGCAGGAGCACGTGCCTCAAGGCAGGAGTGAT CTTTACCACCAAGAAGGGCCAGCAGTTCTGTGGCGACCCCAAGCAGGAGTGGGTCCAGAGGTACATGAAGAACCTGGACGCCAAGCAGAAGAAGACTTCCCCTAGGGCCAGGGCAGTGGCTGTCAAGGGCCCTGTCCAGAGATATCCTGGCAACCAAACCACCCTCTAA
- the CCL24 gene encoding C-C motif chemokine 24 isoform X1: MDWRCLVQGSSSSSEAQSQGEAGKRRGSSLSPLLGSVVIPSPCCMFFVSKRIPENRVVSYQLSSRSTCLKAGVIFTTKKGQQFCGDPKQEWVQRYMKNLDAKQKKTSPRARAVAVKGPVQRYPGNQTTL, translated from the exons ATGGACTGGCGGTGTTTGGTGCAGGGTTCAAGCTCCAGCTCTGAGGCCCAGAGCCAAGGGGAGGCTGGGAAAAGACGtggctcttctctctctcctcttctagGCTCTGTGGTCATCCCCTCTCCCTGCTGCATGTTCTTTGTTTCCAAGAGAATTCCTGAGAACCGAGTGGTCAGCTACCAGCTGTCCAGCAGGAGCACGTGCCTCAAGGCAGGAGTGAT CTTTACCACCAAGAAGGGCCAGCAGTTCTGTGGCGACCCCAAGCAGGAGTGGGTCCAGAGGTACATGAAGAACCTGGACGCCAAGCAGAAGAAGACTTCCCCTAGGGCCAGGGCAGTGGCTGTCAAGGGCCCTGTCCAGAGATATCCTGGCAACCAAACCACCCTCTAA